A stretch of Salvelinus alpinus chromosome 4, SLU_Salpinus.1, whole genome shotgun sequence DNA encodes these proteins:
- the LOC139572690 gene encoding putative nuclease HARBI1, which produces MSSSPSLATEDSVTSKRSSIGLQMVCNADCVISNVVAKWPGSVHDSRIFRASEIYQCLSQGEFSGVLLGDRGYGCQPFLLTPFTDPQEAQQAYNHAHARTRARVEMTFGLLKARFHCLHKLRVSPVRACDITVACAVLHNVACLRKERAPRVPPAMDWDNPAIFPDDDSGRLLRDQYVLNYFS; this is translated from the exons atgtcttcatctccttccctggccacagaagactctgtgacatcaaagaggagttctataggattgcag atggtctgcaatgctgactgtgtgatcagcaatgttgtggcaaaatggcctggctcagtccatgactccagaatctttcgggcctctgaaatctatcagtgcctatcacaag gtgaattctctggtgtgttgctgggagacagggggtatggctgccagccttttctcctgacacctttcacagacccccaggaagcacagcaggcctacaaccatgcccatgccaggaccagggccagagttgaaatgacctttggcctcctgaaggcacgctttcactgccttcacaaattaagggtcagccctgttagggcatgtgatattactgtggcttgtgctgtcctccacaatgtggcctgcctgaggaaggagagggcccccagagtgccaccagccatggactgggacaatccggcaatcttccctgatgacgacagtggtcggctgctgagggaccaatatgtgttgaattattttagttag